tttacagattttttccatttgtttttatttatttatttttttttatttaatttttgattttttgtgtatgtttgtggtGATTTCCCTTTAGCAAACCATAGGAGGAAGCACAActggaaacaaaatgttttattattaagaaATGTCACAAAACACATAATGAAGCTTTGGGTAAAGCCAAGGGGGGTGTTGTTGTAAATACATAAGAAGTATAGAATTAAGAATTGTGTGAGTTCTTAAAGGGACGCTGTCTCTGAAGCGTCAAGCTGTGCTTTGATGGGTTGTGGGGTATAGAATACGCAGTGCTGACCTGTATATTaagtatgttattttttttctaaatcatatTATACTTTCTGTTTGCTAGAACATAATATGCCCCCTCTGTGAGGACGTACAGATGTCTTCAAATAAACCCTCTCTGCCTACTGTGTACAGAGCCCTTTTAAACCTATGTTCTGTACAAACAAGTATAAAGAAATACTGAATGTTACTTATAGTGTTGTTTTTCAGATATGTTTGTAATTTGtagtttgtaactttttttttaccttcttcAGATACAGAAAAGGATCACCCAAATCCACCAGCTGGAGTGATCTGGAGGGTGACGGGAGGACTATTCAGCATGACACGAGGGGCCGTTGGAGCCACGCTAGGAGGAGTTGCATGGGTGGGCAGCAGAAGCTTTGAGCTGACGAAGACCGCAGTGACCAGCGTGCCGGCAGCGGGAGTTGGACTAGTCAAAGGGGGGATGTCCGTAGTAACAGGTGGAGTCGGGGCTGTAGGCTCCGCGGTCGCCAGTAAAGTCTCCTTCACCCCAAAGAAAAAGGACAAATTTGACTAAATGAGAAGACTCGCCACTTCACCCTTCCTAAATCTGCTTGCGTCCCGGCTAAAACCAGCAAGAAGACGCCCTTCTTCATCCTGCCAAGGCCCCGTGCTTTCAGTGCATTAAGCATCTGATTCATAGGTCTCGGAAGAGCCCAGAGCCCCAGTATTTTATCCTGTAAGGGCAAAGCTGTGTGCAATAGATTCAGAGCAGAGAGGTAGATGTCACGACGGGTAGAATGAGCGTATAATATGACGTCTGATATCTCAGCGTCtgctttattatttgtttcCGAGGATGCCTTGTTTTTCAAATCGTTCCTGGAATCCCTACCGCACAACAAGAATTACCCTGGCAAACAACAATGAGACGGGGCAACCAGAAGCACCTAAGCAGCTTCAAAGAACCTACCCCAATCTTcttgaatgaaataaaaaatatatacaacctAAAATAATGGGTTCCTGGTTTGAACGTCTAGTTGATTAACAGACGGTGTGATGAAATCTCAGATCTTCTGTTAAAAATACTTTGTGGCTAATGAACGAATACTGTTAACGGGGGCAGTGGTGGTAATTACGGACCATCGCTGCTGACACACATTGCTAGTGAGCCTGGCTGAACTCGGTatggaaacaaattaaattCCAAGAGAGttagtatttttaattaatttttttttctatagcctcACTTTCTCAGCTGAGCTTCTGATCCGGGTTCCGAACCCTGAATTTAATCTGCATTTAATCTATAATTTGATTGAATTATTTCTGTCCAATTCATTTCGCACGTCCTGATACCCTCAGAACGCATCGAAGAAAGCAAAGTGATGTTAGGACAGGTGAAAGAATCATTATAaagaattttctttaaaaaaacaaatagcccTGCTGAGAAAGAAGTCCCCATAATGTACGGCTTAAAAAAAGATCTCCGAAGATGCATTTAATGATAGAAAGATCATAAACGTCACATGTCCAATTTCATGCTTCCGTATAATGGAATCTTGAGTGACTATGACGATGATCATGGGAATACTGATCATTAAGGAATAATTAGATATTAATGGCCGTCACTGCGTCATAT
The nucleotide sequence above comes from Spea bombifrons isolate aSpeBom1 chromosome 10, aSpeBom1.2.pri, whole genome shotgun sequence. Encoded proteins:
- the LOC128467463 gene encoding transmembrane protein 263-A-like translates to MKGPNTEILEEEHAGSDEEEIPAHLRDEPPSDTEKDHPNPPAGVIWRVTGGLFSMTRGAVGATLGGVAWVGSRSFELTKTAVTSVPAAGVGLVKGGMSVVTGGVGAVGSAVASKVSFTPKKKDKFD